The window ATGGGCCCTTCGGCTCTAAGTGGGCTGAGTGGGATGTTAAAGGGGAATATGAGACCACCTTCATTATCTTGAAGGCGGATAGCGGTTAACAATGCATTATTAACAGTAAGGATTTAGCTAAATGGCTGTAACGATAAGACTACAAAGACATGGAAAACATAAGAGGCCTTTTTATCGCATAGTAGCAACTGATTCGCCAATGCGAAGAGATGGGCGCTACCTCGAACTAGTTGGCACATACGACACATTTTTAAACCCACCGGTTATTAATCTAAAAGAAGATAGAGTTAAGTATTGGCTAGGCGTCGGTGCAACTACTTCTGACACAGTAGCAAATATAATCGATAAAACTGTTCCGGGATTTTTAGCCGACATAGAGAAAAAACGAACCGACAAGATAAGGTCGAAAAGAGCTGCACGAAAGGCAAGAAAAGCTAAGTTAGCGGCTTAAAACCCTAGCCGCGCTTGCTAACTGCAAGACAAGAATGAGCTGGGAAAAATCCTTTAGTGGCACAGTGTTTAAAATTCTCATAGATGAGCTAGAGAGTCCCATTGGATTATGAAAGCTAGTCTGCTCTCGCGCGTTATAGCGTCATTACTCGATGGCCTCTTCCTGGGGCTACTGAACTTCCTAATAACTGTAATCATAGTGTTTTCAGGCGACAATAAGCAAAAAATACTATTAGAAGCAAAAACTCTTGGAGCCGATCGTTTACCCCAAACTTATAGCATACTATGGGCTTGTGTACTTATATCCATTCTGCTGATGCTTATTTATGCCTCAATGGAAATCATGTTTTTCCGTACTCCCGGAAAGATGATTATGGGAATAGAGATTAGAGGCGAAGATGGAGAACAAGCTTCGCTGCCTGCTCTCTTCATGCGGTGGATTTTCAAGCATCTAGGTACACATACTTATTTAATTGCGCTTCTATTCTTGTCACACAGCTTAATAAGTTTAGCAGGCCTTGCGGGCTTTATAATGTCGATTGGTTGCTTAATGGCGCTCGGCGAAAAGAAGCAGACCTTATACGACAAGATTGCCTGCACTTGTGTTTTTGTTCGACAAGGCCCTTCTTATCACGAAAGGGATGAACACACAGGAAGGTTTGAAAACTCCACAGGAAACACAACTCAAACACCACGAAAGTCCTCAGGGGCTGTGGATAAGTTGATCTTTGATTGAACGAATCATCTGGTGCCATTTTATAAAAGAAAGTCATCACCGATTTTCACGGCAAAGTTAGAACCCTAAGAAGCTATGAGCGAGAAGCGCCTGAGAAGACTAGCTGTCTGTTTCCCAACCAGGGTATCGGTGTCTGATTGGTTTGTGCCATTGCGGTTAAGA is drawn from Deltaproteobacteria bacterium and contains these coding sequences:
- the rpsP gene encoding 30S ribosomal protein S16; translated protein: MAVTIRLQRHGKHKRPFYRIVATDSPMRRDGRYLELVGTYDTFLNPPVINLKEDRVKYWLGVGATTSDTVANIIDKTVPGFLADIEKKRTDKIRSKRAARKARKAKLAA
- a CDS encoding RDD family protein, which gives rise to MKASLLSRVIASLLDGLFLGLLNFLITVIIVFSGDNKQKILLEAKTLGADRLPQTYSILWACVLISILLMLIYASMEIMFFRTPGKMIMGIEIRGEDGEQASLPALFMRWIFKHLGTHTYLIALLFLSHSLISLAGLAGFIMSIGCLMALGEKKQTLYDKIACTCVFVRQGPSYHERDEHTGRFENSTGNTTQTPRKSSGAVDKLIFD